A region of Anoplopoma fimbria isolate UVic2021 breed Golden Eagle Sablefish chromosome 24, Afim_UVic_2022, whole genome shotgun sequence DNA encodes the following proteins:
- the rps6ka4 gene encoding ribosomal protein S6 kinase alpha-4 — protein MMPGDASDSSDDSDAKTNETACTVKHQITNANLTGHIERVGMENFELLKVLGTGAYGKVFLVRKNTGHDVGQLYAMKVLKKAAIVQKAKTTEHTRTERQVLEHIRQSPFLVTLHYAFQTQSKLHLILDYVSGGEMFTHLYQRDHFPEEAVRIYIGETILALEHLHKLGIVYRDIKLENILLDSEGHVVLTDFGLSKEFLEEEKGRTYSFCGTIEYMAPEIIRGKSGHGKSVDWWSLGILMFELLTGASPFTLEGERNSQSEVSKRILRCDPPFPSMIGPTAQDLLRKLLVKDPHRRLGSGPRGSEDIKAHKFFKGLNWADLAQKKVPSPFKPELKSELDTGNFAEEFTGMDPVYSPASTPPSTDRLFQGYSFVAPSILFNKNAVMGDFVQSHIGADRPASASVQRSAILEESQFFQHYELCLHGPPLGEGSFSVCRKCRHKQSGHEYAVKIVSRRMEANTQREVAALRQCETHPNIVKLHEVYTDQYHTYLVMELLRGGELLERIKRKKLFGEAEASQLLQSLVSAVSFMHEAGVVHRDLKPENVLFADEAEESMLKVIDFGFARLCPAGSAPLQTPCFTLQYAAPELFESAGYDKACDLWSLGVILYTMLSGQVPFQSEQRGMTSSYAADIMQKIKEGDFSLEGEAWKGVSEDAKELVKGLLTVDPETRLKLSDLKENSWLQGAASMSTTPLCTPDVLESSGPTVRTYVNATYKAFNLGKREGFFLKSVDNAPLAKRRKLKMTSTGVETRWSSSSSSSSSSTSSSASASATTSKMQPKQSVTPKQTVTPKQS, from the exons ATGATGCCCGGGGACGCATCTGATAGTAGTGATGACTCcgatgcaaaaacaaatgaaacggCCTGTACCGTCAAGCATCAAATCACCAATG CTAACCTCACAGGTCACATTGAGAGGGTCGGTATGGAGAACTTTGAGCTGCTCAAAGTCTTGGGCACTGGAG CTTATGGGAAAGTGTTTTTGGTCAGAAAGAATACCGGTCACGATGTGGGCCAGCTATATGCTATGAAG GTGTTAAAGAAAGCAGCTATTGTTCAAAAGGCGAAGACAACAGAGCATACTCGCACTGAGAGGCAGGTGCTGGAGCACATCCGCCAGTCTCCCTTCCTGGTCACGCTCCACTATGCCTTTCAGACGCAGAGCAAACTGCATCTCATCCTGG ACTACGTGAGCGGCGGGGAGATGTTCACTCATTTGTACCAGCGGGATCACTTCCCTGAGGAGGCGGTGCGGATTTATATCGGGGAAACAATCCTAGCTCTGGAGCACCTGCACAAG cTTGGGATTGTGTACAGAGACATCAAATTGGAAAACATTCTCCTAGACAGTGAAGGCCATGTGGTATTGACAGATTTCGGGCTAAGCAAGGAGTTTCTGGAAGAAGAG AAGGGAAGGACCTACTCTTTCTGTGGCACCATTGAATACATGGCCCCTGAAATCATTAGGGGGAAATCTGGGCATGGCAAG TCGGTAGACTGGTGGAGCCTTGGGATCCTGATGTTTGAGCTTCTGACGGGTGCATCTCCTTTCACCTTGGAGGGCGAGAGGAACTCCCAGAGTGAGGTGTCAAA ACGTATTTTGCGCTGTGATCCACCATTCCCCTCTATGATTGGACCCACTGCCCAGGACCTGCTGAGGAAGTTGTTAGTGAAAGATCCCCACCGGAGGCTGGGATCTGGACCACGAGGGTCTGAAGACATCAAAGCACATAAATTCTTCAAG GGACTGAACTGGGCTGACCTAGCACAGAAGAAAGTGCCAAGTCCTTTCAAGCCGGAGCTGAAGAGTGAACTTGACACTGGGAACTTTGCTGAGGAATTCACAGGGATGGATCCTGTGTACTCTCCGGCGAGCACACCGCCAAGCACTGACCGCCTGTTCCAG GGTTACTCCTTTGTTGctccctccatcctcttcaACAAGAACGCGGTCATGGGAGACTTTGTTCAATCCCATATCGGTGCTGATCGTCCAGCTTCAGCCTCTGTCCAACGCAGTGCAATATTAGAG GAATCCCAGTTTTTTCAGCACTATGAGTTGTGTCTTCATGGGCCACCCCTGGGTGAGGGCAGCTTCTCTGTGTGCAGAAAATGCCGACACAAGCAAAGTGGCCACGAGTATGCCGTCAAGATCGTCAGCCGCAG AATGGAGGCCAACACCCAGAGGGAGGTTGCTGCTTTGAGGCAATGTGAGACTCACCCAAACATCGTCAAGCTGCATGAGGTCTACACTGATCAG TACCACACATATTTAGTGATGGAGCTTCTGCGAGGTGGGGAGTTGCTTGAAAGGATCAAGAGGAAGAAACTCTTTGGGGAGGCGGAGGCCAGTCAGCTGTTACAGAGCCTGGTCTCGGCTGTCAGCTTCATGCACGAGGCCGGAGTCGTGCATAGAGACCTCAAACCAGAG AATGTGCTGTTTGCAGATGAGGCGGAGGAATCCATGCTGAAAGTAATAGATTTTGGATTTGCCCGCCTGTGCCCCGCAGGCAGCGCCCCCCTCCAGACTCCCTGCTTCACGCTGCAGTACGCTGCACCTGAACTTTTTGAGAGTGCAGGATACGACAAAGCCTGCGACCTTTGGAGTCTCGGGGTCATCCTG taCACCATGCTGTCAGGCCAGGTGCCATTTCAGAGTGAGCAGCGGGGGATGACCTCATCATACGCTGCTGACATCATGCAAAAGATTAAAGAGGGCGATTTCTCATTGGAGGGGGAGGCCTGGAAGGGCGTATCAGAGGATGCCAAAGAGCTTGTTAAAG GCCTACTGACAGTGGACCCAGAGACGCGTCTCAAACTCTCTGACCTGAAAGAGAACAGCTGGCTGCAGGGTGCAGCATCCATGTCCACCACTCCTTTGTGCACTCCAGATGTGCTTGAGTCTAGTGGGCCTACTGTCCGCACCTATGTCAATGCCACGTACAAG GCTTTCAACCTTGGTAAGAGAGAGGGCTTCTTTCTGAAAAGTGTCGACAACGCTCCCCTGGCAAAACGCAGAAAACTGAAGATGACAAGCACAGGCGTCGAGACCCGATGGagttcatcctcttcctcttcctcctcctccacttcctcctctgcctctgcctctgccaCAACATCCAAAATGCAGCCAAAGCAATCTGTGACCCCAAAGCAAACTGTGACCCCAAAGCAGAGCTAG